In Homo sapiens chromosome 11, GRCh38.p14 Primary Assembly, one DNA window encodes the following:
- the BARX2 gene encoding homeobox protein BarH-like 2 isoform X1, whose amino-acid sequence MHINCLEDRMSERKVSGSPSLRAYPLLSVITRQPTVISHLVPATPGIAQALSCHQVTEAVSAEAPGGEALASSESETEQPTPRQKKPRRSRTIFTELQLMGLEKKFQKQKYLSTPDRLDLAQSLGLTQLQVKTWYQNRRMKWKKMVLKGGQEAPTKPKGRPKKNSIPTSEEIEAEEKMNSQAQGQEQLEPSQGQEELCEAQEPKARDVPLEMAEPPDPPQELPIPSSEPPPLS is encoded by the exons GCTCCCCTTCCCTGCGGGCATATCCGCTCCTCTCGGTGATCACCCGCCAGCCCACTGtcatctcccacctggtccctgcCACCCCGGGAATCGCCCAGGCACTGTCCTGCCACCAGGTCACCGAGGCGGTCTCTGCTGAGGCCCCAGGGGGCGAGGCCCTAGCCAGCAGCGAGTCAGAGACGGAACAGCCCACGCCCCGACAGAAGAAGCCCCGCCGGAGTCGCACCATCTTCACCGAGCTGCAGCTCATGGGCCTGGAGAAGAAATTCCAGAAGCAGAAGTATTTGTCAACCCCAGACAG GTTGGACTTGGCTCAGTCTCTGGGACTCACTCAGCTGCAGGTGAAGACCTGGTATCAGAATCGCAggatgaaatggaagaaaatg GTTCTTAAAGGTGGACAGGAAGCACCCACAAAACCCAAAGGTCGCCCCAAGAAGAACTCCATCCCCACATCAGAAGAGATTGAAGCTGAAGAGAAGATGAACAGCCAGGCCCAGGGTCAGGAGCAGCTGGAGCCCTCTCAGGGGCAGGAGGAGCTCTGTGAAGCACAGGAACCGAAAGCACGTGATGTCCCCTTAGAGATGGCAGAGCCACCAGACCCGCCCCAGGAGTTGCCAATACCCTCTTCGGAACCCCCACCATTAAGCTAA
- the BARX2 gene encoding homeobox protein BarH-like 2 isoform X2: MGLEKKFQKQKYLSTPDRLDLAQSLGLTQLQVKTWYQNRRMKWKKMVLKGGQEAPTKPKGRPKKNSIPTSEEIEAEEKMNSQAQGQEQLEPSQGQEELCEAQEPKARDVPLEMAEPPDPPQELPIPSSEPPPLS, translated from the exons ATGGGCCTGGAGAAGAAATTCCAGAAGCAGAAGTATTTGTCAACCCCAGACAG GTTGGACTTGGCTCAGTCTCTGGGACTCACTCAGCTGCAGGTGAAGACCTGGTATCAGAATCGCAggatgaaatggaagaaaatg GTTCTTAAAGGTGGACAGGAAGCACCCACAAAACCCAAAGGTCGCCCCAAGAAGAACTCCATCCCCACATCAGAAGAGATTGAAGCTGAAGAGAAGATGAACAGCCAGGCCCAGGGTCAGGAGCAGCTGGAGCCCTCTCAGGGGCAGGAGGAGCTCTGTGAAGCACAGGAACCGAAAGCACGTGATGTCCCCTTAGAGATGGCAGAGCCACCAGACCCGCCCCAGGAGTTGCCAATACCCTCTTCGGAACCCCCACCATTAAGCTAA